One window of the Nicotiana tabacum cultivar K326 chromosome 4, ASM71507v2, whole genome shotgun sequence genome contains the following:
- the LOC107786414 gene encoding peroxidase P7: MASFKTAIVLFFLVSLTGSSSAQLTTGFYSKSCPKLYETVKSVVHSAVQKETRMGASLLRLFFHDCFVNGCDGSLFLDDTSTFTGEKRAQQNFNSARGFEVIDDIKSAVEKVCPGIVSCADILAVTARDSVVILGGPNWDVKLGRRDARTASQAAANSSIPPPTSNLNRLISSFTAVGLSTKDMVALSGAHTIGQARCTSFRARIYNETNNLDSSLAKTRQNNCPRNSGSGDNNLAPLDLQTPTYFDNHYFINLVSKKGLLHSDQQLFNGGSADSIVKSYSDNPSSFATDFVTAMIKMGDNRPLTGSKGEIRKNCRRIN; encoded by the exons atggcttCTTTTAAGACTGCCATAGTTTTGTTTTTCCTAGTGAGCTTAACTGGAAGCTCCTCAGCTCAACTAACCACTGGCTTTTATTCAAAATCATGTCCTAAGCTCTATGAAACTGTGAAATCAGTAGTGCATTCTGCCGTTCAGAAGGAAACCCGTATGGGTGCTTCCCTCCTTCGCCTATTCTTCCACGATTGCTTCGTCAAT GGATGCGATGGATCATTATTCCTGGATGATACATCAACCTTCACAGGGGAAAAAAGGGCACAACAAAATTTCAATTCCGCCAGAGGATTTGAAGTTATTGACGACATCAAATCTGCCGTCGAAAAAGTGTGCCCTGGTATCGTCTCTTGTGCTGATATTTTGGCCGTTACTGCTCGAGACTCTGTTGTCATT CTTGGAGGGCCTAATTGGGATGTAAAACTAGGAAGAAGAGATGCCAGAACAGCAAGCCAAGCTGCTGCAAATAGTAGCATTCCTCCCCCGACTTCAAACCTTAACCGTCTCATCTCTAGCTTCACTGCTGTTGGCCTTTCCACCAAGGATATGGTTGCCTTATCTG GAGCTCACACCATTGGACAAGCAAGGTGCACAAGTTTCAGGGCACGCATATACAACGAGACCAATAACTTGGATTCATCACTAGCAAAAACCAGGCAAAACAACTGCCCAAGAAACTCAGGTTCAGGGGACAACAACTTGGCACCTCTTGATCTTCAGACTCCTACATATTTCGACAACCATTATTTCATTAACCTTGTAAGCAAAAAGGGTCTACTCCACTCTGATCAGCAGCTCTTCAACGGCGGATCCGCCGATTCAATTGTGAAATCATACAGCGACAACCCCAGCAGTTTCGCCACTGATTTTGTGACTGCCATGATTAAGATGGGTGACAACCGTCCCCTTACTGGATCTAAAGGAGAGATCAGGAAGAATTGCAGGAGGATCAACTAA